A window of Acidobacteriota bacterium genomic DNA:
GTGAACAAGGCCCTCGAAATCAAGGCCGACTACATCGAGGCCATGACCTACAAGGGCCTGCTGCTTCGCACCCAGGCGCTGGTCGAGAAGGACCCCAAGAAGCAGAAGGAACTGCTGACCGAAGGCACCGCGCTCGGCGACAAGGCCAACGAGATGCGCAAGGCCCGGGCATCGAGCTAGAAACCATATAGTTTGGGCGGTTGGTTAATCGCCCAAACCCCAAAAACGGGCCGGTTCCGCAATGCGCGGGCCGGCCCTTTTCTATTTACCCGCACGTAACCCGCAAATGAGATAATTCACGCTCTGTTCAGGAGCGATGTACATGAAACATTTGATTAGGTTTGTCTTCTCCCTCGTCGCCGTTCTCGCCGTCGCGTCGACCGTCAACGCGCAGGTCACCACCGGCTCCCTTCGCGGCAAAGTCCAGAACGAGCAGCAGCAGCCCGTCGCTGGCGCCAGCGTCATTGCCATCCACCTCCCCTCGGGCTCGAGCTACGAGGCCACCACCCGCAACGACGGCGGCTTCACCATCGTCGGCATGCGCGTCGGCGGCCCGTATTCCGTGACGGTGGCCTACAGCGGCGGCGGCGCCGCCGCCTTTGCTCCCGAGACCCAGGAGAGCATCGAAGTGAACCTGGGCGTCGCCACCGACCTGGCCTTCACGGTGCGGGCCATTGCGGTGACCGAAACGATCACGGTGACCGCCCAGTCGGACGCGGTGTTTGCGTCGAACCGCACTGGCGCGGCGACCGCGGTCACGCGCGAGGAGATGGCGTCACTGCCGACCATTTCCAACCGCCTCGAGTCGTTCGCCCGGCTGACGCCGTCGATGGGCGGCAACATGTCGTTCGCCGGCCAGGACAACCGCATGAACAACATCACGGTGGATGGGTCCTACTTCAACAACTCGTTCGGCCTGGGCGGCCAGCCCGGCGACCGCACGGGCGTCGCGCCCATCTCGATGGACGCCATCGAGCAGGTCCAGATCAACGTGGCGCCGTTCGACGTGCGCTCGGGCAACTTCGTCGGCGCCGGCATCAACAGCGTCACGCGCAGCGGCACCAACCAGTTCCGCGGCTCCGGGTTCTACCAGTTCCGCGACGACGGCCTGGTCGGCAAGGAAGCCAAGGACCTGCCGGTGAACCCCGGTACGTTCAGCTTCAAGAACTACGGCGGTTGGGCGGCCGGCCCCATCGTCGAGAACAAGCTGTTTTTCTTTGGTAACGCCGAAAAGGAAGAGACCGAAGGACCGGGCACCACGTTCCGCGCCAACGCGGGCGGCGAGGCCGCCGTCGGCAGCACCACCCGGGTGCTGGCGTCCGACCTGACCGCGCTCAGCAGCTTCCTGAAGCAGCGCTTCGGCTACGACACCGGCCCGTTCCAGGATTACGCGCACCTGACCCCCGGCCGGCGCCTGCTGGCGAAGTTCGACTACAACATCAACAACCGCAACAAGCTCAGCTTCCGGTACAACCAGCTCGATTCGGACACCGACGTGTTGCTGTCGAACTCGTCGTCGCTCGGCTTCGGCAACCGCCGCACCAACACCTTCGGGCTGAACTTCCAGAACTCCAACTACAAGATCCTGGAGAACATCAAGTCGGGCGTCGGCGAACTGAACACCGTGATTGGTTCGACGATGTCGAACTCGCTGATTGTCGGCTACTCGTCGCACGACGAGAGCCGCGAATCGCTCGGCAGCTTCTTCCCGATGGTCGACATTCTCGAAGGCGGCTCGGTCTACACCACCTTCGGCTTCGAGCCGTTCACGCCGAACAACGAACTGCGCTACAAGTCGTTCCAGCTCCAGAACAACTTCAGCAAGTTCTCGGAGAAGCACACCTGGACGGCCGGCTTCAGCTTCGAGCGCTACGAGTCCGAGAACGTCTTCTTCCCGGGGTCGCAGAGCGTCTACGTCTACAACTCGCTGCAGGACTTCTACGACGACGCGAACCGGGTGCGCCCGGTCACGCTCAACCGTTTCCAGGTCCGCTACAACAACATCCCCGGCCAGGACAAGCCGATCCAGCCACTCGAGGTCGTCTACACCGGCGGCTACATCCAGGACGAGTGGACCGTCAACGACAAGCTCAAGCTGATAGCCGGCCTCCGCATGGATGTGCCGATCTTCGGTGAGACCGGTTACACCAACGTCAACGCCGACGCGCTGACGTTCCGCGACGAAACCGGCGCCGCCGTGCAATACCAGTCGGGCAAGCTGCCCGACGCCAACCTCCTGTGGTCGCCCCGCCTCGGCTTTAACTGGGACGTCACCGGGAGCCGCAACACGCAGGTGCGCGGCGGTTCGGGCGTGTTTACCGGCAAGCCGCTGTTCGTGTGGATTTCCAACCAGATTGGCAACACCGGCGTGCTGACCGGCTTCATCCAGAACAACAACAGCACCGCGAACCCGTTCAACCCGGACCCGAACGCCTATAAGCCCACCAACGTGACCGGCGCGCCGGCCACCAGTTACGAGCTGGCGCTGACCGACCAGAACTTCAAGTTCCCCCAGGTGTGGCGCACCAACGTCGCCGTCGACCGCCGCCTCCCCGGTGGCTTCACCGGCACGGCCGAGTTCATCTACAACCGCGACGTCAACGGGATGTACTACATCAACGCCAACCTGCCGGCGGCCCAGACGTCGTTCGCGGGCGCCGATAACCGGCCGCGCTGGACCACCAACCGCATCAACAACGTCACCGGCAACCAGGTGAGCAACGCCACCGTGATCAAGAACCAGGACGTGGGCACGGCGTGGAACGCGGTGTTTTCGGCGAAGAAGAACACGTCATGGGGCATGGTCCAGGCCGCCTACAACTACGGCGAGAGCAAGAACACCGTTGACCCGGGCTCGATCGCGTTCGGCTCGTGGAGCAACAACGCGCACTCCGGCGATCCCAACAATCCGGGAACGAGCTACGCCGGCGCGTCGCCCGGCCACCGCTTCTTCATGACCGGGTCGTACCGGAAGCAGTACTTCGGGTTCGGCGCCACCGCGATCTCGGCGTTCTTCGAGGCCAGGACCATCGGTAACGCCAGCTACACCTTCGCGGGTGACATGAACGGCGACGGCGGGTTCAACGACCTGCTCTACATCCACGCCAACACCGGCGAGATGAACTTCGCACCGTTCACGTCGGGCGGCGTCACCTATACCGCGGCCCAGCAGGCCGCGGCATGGGAGGCCTACATTGCGCAGGACTCCTACCTCAGCAAGAACCGGGGGAAGTACGCCGAGCGCGGTGCGGTGTTCCTGCCCATGGTCAAGCGCCTCGATGTCAGCGTCACGCAGGACGTCTTCACGAGCAGCGGGGGCGGCCATCGCTTCCAGTTCCGCGCCGACTTCATCAACTTCGGCAACCTGCTGAACAAGGACTGGGGCGTGTCGCAGCGGCTCGTCTCGAACCAGCCGTTGACCAACCCGGCGGTCGATGCCGCCGGACAGTCGACCTACCGGCTGCGGCTGGTCAGCGGCCAGCTCATGTCGCAGTCGTACCAGCAGACCGCCGACCTGAACGACGTCTACCGGATTGCGTTCAGCCTGAAGTACTTCTTCGGGTCGTAAGAACGCCCAGCACTCGGGCTTGGGGCCTGGGGCTTGGAACTTGGAATTTAGGGGCGGGTCTTCGGACTCGCCCCTTTTTTCTTGTACCGGTATATTTCTTTTATGAAACGACCTGCCGCCCTCGTCGTGGCCCTCCTCCTGGTTGCCGCTTCCACCGGCCCTGTGCGGGCGCAGAACGAGCTGGGCCAGATCGATTTCCCCACTTCGGGCGCCCCAGCCGCGCAGCCAGCATTCCTCAAGGGCGTGCTGCTGCTGCACAGCTTCGAGTACGACGATGCCAAAGAGGCGTTCCTCGAGGCGCAACAGGCGGACCCGGGGTTCGCCATGGCGTACTGGGGCGAGGCCATGACCTACAACCACCCGGTGTGGCAGCAGACGGCGCCAGAGCTCGCCAGGGCCGCGCTGGCGCGCCTCGCACCAACCCTCGAAGGCCGTCTCGCCAAGGCGCCGACGGCAAAGGAGAAGGATTGGCTCGCCTCGCTCGAACGCCTCTACAGCACGGACGAGAAACTGACGCGCGACCGCGCCTACGCCGAACACATGCGGCGCATGCACGAGAAGTATCCGGCTGACGACGAGGTGACGTCCTTCTACGCGCTGGCGTTGCTCGGCACCAGCCACGGCGGCCGCGACTTCTCCATCTACATGAAGGCGGCGGCGCTCGTCGAGCAGGTCTACGCGAAGAACCCGCAACACCCCGGCGCCGCGCATTACCTGATTCATTCGTACGACGACCCCATCCACGCGCCGCTCGGCCTGCGCTTCGCCGACGCCTATTCGAAGATCGCGCCGGCAGCCTCGCATGCCCTGCACATGCCGTCGCACATCTACGTCGCGCTCGGCATGTGGGATGAAGCCTCGGCGATCAACGAGCGCTCGATGAAGGCCGCCGACGCGCGCCGCGCCGAGAAGGCGCTCGACGTCGACGCCCGCGGCTTCCACGCCATGCTGTGGCTGGTCTATGGCTACGCCCAGCAGGGCCGGTTCGAGGAGTCACGCGCGCTGTTGTCGCAGATGGAGGCCGACGCCAAGACCAGCGGTTCGGTGCGGACCCGCAGCCACCTGGCACTGGCCCGCGCCGCCTGGCTGATCGAGTCGCGCAAGTGGGGCGAGGCCAAGGCGCCGGTCGTGGCGAAGGGCCTCGGCACCGACGCCGCCATCGCGGACCTGTTCGCCATCGGGATGGCGGCCATCCGTTCAGGCAACCGGCTGGCCGGCGGCAACGCGCTCCAGCAGATGGCAGTGCTGATGGAAGATTCTCCCACCGCCGCGGGCCCGGCCACGACTCCGCCCGCTATGGTGGGCAAGCCCCCAGCCGCGGGGCCGAGCAAGCCTGTCGTATCGGGGTCAACGAGGGCCGGGATTTCACCGGTCGTAGAGTCGCATGCCGCCCACACCGGCGGGCAGCCGGCGATCGGCCTGCCTTCGGCCGGCGGCGGGCCCGACAAGCGCGCCGCCCAGGTCATGGCTCAGCAGCTCGAGGCCGTCCTGCTGTTCTCGGAGGGCCGGCGCGAGGAGGCCCTGGTGCTGGCCCGCCAGGCGGCCGTAGTCGAAGACGGCATGTCGTTCGAGTTCGGCCCGCCGGTGCCGGTCAAACCGGCCCACGAGCTCGTCGGAGAGATGCTGATGGACCTGCGGCGCCCCCGCGAGGCGATCCCGGCGTTTGAGACCTCCCTGAAGCGGAACCCCCGGCG
This region includes:
- a CDS encoding carboxypeptidase regulatory-like domain-containing protein, with the translated sequence MKHLIRFVFSLVAVLAVASTVNAQVTTGSLRGKVQNEQQQPVAGASVIAIHLPSGSSYEATTRNDGGFTIVGMRVGGPYSVTVAYSGGGAAAFAPETQESIEVNLGVATDLAFTVRAIAVTETITVTAQSDAVFASNRTGAATAVTREEMASLPTISNRLESFARLTPSMGGNMSFAGQDNRMNNITVDGSYFNNSFGLGGQPGDRTGVAPISMDAIEQVQINVAPFDVRSGNFVGAGINSVTRSGTNQFRGSGFYQFRDDGLVGKEAKDLPVNPGTFSFKNYGGWAAGPIVENKLFFFGNAEKEETEGPGTTFRANAGGEAAVGSTTRVLASDLTALSSFLKQRFGYDTGPFQDYAHLTPGRRLLAKFDYNINNRNKLSFRYNQLDSDTDVLLSNSSSLGFGNRRTNTFGLNFQNSNYKILENIKSGVGELNTVIGSTMSNSLIVGYSSHDESRESLGSFFPMVDILEGGSVYTTFGFEPFTPNNELRYKSFQLQNNFSKFSEKHTWTAGFSFERYESENVFFPGSQSVYVYNSLQDFYDDANRVRPVTLNRFQVRYNNIPGQDKPIQPLEVVYTGGYIQDEWTVNDKLKLIAGLRMDVPIFGETGYTNVNADALTFRDETGAAVQYQSGKLPDANLLWSPRLGFNWDVTGSRNTQVRGGSGVFTGKPLFVWISNQIGNTGVLTGFIQNNNSTANPFNPDPNAYKPTNVTGAPATSYELALTDQNFKFPQVWRTNVAVDRRLPGGFTGTAEFIYNRDVNGMYYINANLPAAQTSFAGADNRPRWTTNRINNVTGNQVSNATVIKNQDVGTAWNAVFSAKKNTSWGMVQAAYNYGESKNTVDPGSIAFGSWSNNAHSGDPNNPGTSYAGASPGHRFFMTGSYRKQYFGFGATAISAFFEARTIGNASYTFAGDMNGDGGFNDLLYIHANTGEMNFAPFTSGGVTYTAAQQAAAWEAYIAQDSYLSKNRGKYAERGAVFLPMVKRLDVSVTQDVFTSSGGGHRFQFRADFINFGNLLNKDWGVSQRLVSNQPLTNPAVDAAGQSTYRLRLVSGQLMSQSYQQTADLNDVYRIAFSLKYFFGS
- a CDS encoding tetratricopeptide repeat protein encodes the protein MKRPAALVVALLLVAASTGPVRAQNELGQIDFPTSGAPAAQPAFLKGVLLLHSFEYDDAKEAFLEAQQADPGFAMAYWGEAMTYNHPVWQQTAPELARAALARLAPTLEGRLAKAPTAKEKDWLASLERLYSTDEKLTRDRAYAEHMRRMHEKYPADDEVTSFYALALLGTSHGGRDFSIYMKAAALVEQVYAKNPQHPGAAHYLIHSYDDPIHAPLGLRFADAYSKIAPAASHALHMPSHIYVALGMWDEASAINERSMKAADARRAEKALDVDARGFHAMLWLVYGYAQQGRFEESRALLSQMEADAKTSGSVRTRSHLALARAAWLIESRKWGEAKAPVVAKGLGTDAAIADLFAIGMAAIRSGNRLAGGNALQQMAVLMEDSPTAAGPATTPPAMVGKPPAAGPSKPVVSGSTRAGISPVVESHAAHTGGQPAIGLPSAGGGPDKRAAQVMAQQLEAVLLFSEGRREEALVLARQAAVVEDGMSFEFGPPVPVKPAHELVGEMLMDLRRPREAIPAFETSLKRNPRRALSLLGLGRASMAVKDMSRAMGAYGELRKIWKNADKGLPELRELGLVPPPSY